The Pseudarthrobacter sulfonivorans genome includes a window with the following:
- a CDS encoding NADPH-dependent FMN reductase, whose product MATQKIGYFVGSLATGSINRTLAKALIKLAPADLEFTEIPIKDLPLYSYDYDADFPPAGRALKEAIEASDGILFVSPEYNRSIPGALKNAIDWASRPWGTNSFARKPTGIIGASPGSIGTAVMQSSMRSVLSFLDAPQLNAPEVYIHFKPGVFGDDGEVRDEGTAKFLRHYMEEYSAFVQRVLAANAPGHIGDPEPDPDKLSR is encoded by the coding sequence ATGGCAACGCAGAAAATTGGATACTTCGTGGGGAGCCTGGCCACCGGCTCCATCAACCGCACACTCGCCAAGGCCCTCATCAAGCTGGCCCCGGCGGACCTTGAATTCACCGAGATCCCTATTAAGGACCTGCCCCTCTACAGCTACGACTACGACGCCGATTTCCCGCCGGCAGGCCGCGCCCTCAAGGAAGCGATCGAGGCCTCGGACGGCATCCTGTTTGTGTCCCCCGAATACAACCGCTCCATTCCGGGAGCGCTCAAGAATGCCATCGACTGGGCGTCGCGGCCCTGGGGCACCAACTCCTTCGCGCGCAAGCCCACCGGGATCATCGGCGCCTCGCCGGGCAGCATCGGCACGGCCGTGATGCAGTCCTCCATGCGGAGTGTGCTGAGCTTCCTGGACGCCCCCCAATTGAACGCCCCGGAAGTGTACATTCACTTCAAGCCCGGCGTCTTTGGCGACGACGGCGAGGTCCGGGATGAGGGCACAGCCAAGTTCCTGCGGCACTACATGGAGGAATACAGCGCGTTCGTCCAGCGGGTACTGGCCGCCAATGCGCCGGGCCACATCGGCGATCCGGAGCCGGATCCGGACAAGCTTTCACGGTAG
- the bcp gene encoding thioredoxin-dependent thiol peroxidase: MSPQLTIKLQPGTQAPEFTLQDAEGKETSLANYRGKNVIVYFYPEAATPGCTTEACDFRDSLSSLQGSGYEVLGISPDAPEKLANFTGDFNLTFPLLSDEDHAVALAYGAWGEKLVDGEIVEGLVRSTVVVDPDGNVSLAQYQVKAQGHVAALRESLGV; this comes from the coding sequence ATGAGCCCCCAACTGACCATCAAACTTCAGCCAGGTACCCAGGCCCCCGAGTTCACGCTGCAGGACGCCGAGGGCAAGGAAACCTCCCTGGCCAACTACCGCGGCAAGAACGTCATCGTGTACTTCTACCCGGAGGCGGCAACCCCCGGGTGCACCACCGAGGCCTGCGATTTCCGCGACAGCCTCTCATCCCTGCAGGGCTCCGGTTATGAAGTCCTGGGCATCTCCCCCGACGCCCCGGAGAAGCTGGCTAACTTCACCGGCGACTTCAACCTGACGTTCCCGCTGCTCTCCGACGAGGACCACGCAGTTGCCCTGGCCTACGGCGCGTGGGGCGAGAAGCTGGTCGACGGCGAGATCGTCGAAGGCCTCGTCCGCTCCACCGTGGTGGTGGACCCCGACGGCAACGTGTCGCTGGCCCAGTACCAGGTCAAGGCGCAGGGCCACGTGGCAGCCCTCCGGGAGTCCCTGGGGGTCTAG
- a CDS encoding cupin domain-containing protein, with protein sequence MTANFIRALAVKSFDIPDKKRCPDKAEFDLVTVDDYSVARLILAPGWRWSESAKPMELTDFCEHSHLGYCVSGSLEIQTSDGVRSTIRAHDTYALPPGHDEWVVGSEPFVAIEFLGTASFGRPRSRGLHALI encoded by the coding sequence ATGACCGCAAATTTCATCAGAGCTCTGGCCGTTAAATCCTTTGATATTCCGGACAAAAAGCGGTGTCCGGATAAGGCCGAGTTCGATCTCGTCACGGTCGATGACTACTCCGTGGCCCGCCTTATCCTCGCTCCCGGCTGGCGCTGGTCCGAGTCGGCCAAGCCTATGGAACTGACGGACTTCTGCGAGCACAGTCACCTCGGCTACTGTGTCTCCGGCAGTCTGGAGATTCAAACGTCCGACGGCGTGAGGTCCACCATCCGCGCCCATGACACCTATGCGTTGCCTCCCGGGCATGATGAGTGGGTGGTTGGCTCGGAGCCGTTCGTTGCTATTGAATTCCTGGGTACGGCGTCCTTCGGACGGCCGCGGAGCAGGGGACTGCACGCGCTGATTTGA
- a CDS encoding LysE family translocator: MDLYQSLLSFGLVAGLLTLVPGIDTALVLRSSLARTRGFAFATALGISTGLMVWGIAAAVGVSALLAASELAYRALTIAGAAYMVWLGASLLWKSRAKDPSSASPEIGVPAASRHQLFQGWLTGTGTNLLNPKVGVFYIATIPQFIPPGTPPLLMGILLAGVHCVLGLAWLTFLIFGAGFASKWLKDARSLRTIDRITGTVLIGFGLRLALEPQH, translated from the coding sequence GTGGATCTCTATCAGTCACTGCTCTCGTTCGGCCTTGTGGCCGGACTCCTGACGCTGGTTCCGGGCATCGACACGGCGCTGGTGCTCCGTTCGTCCCTCGCCAGGACCCGCGGTTTCGCCTTCGCCACGGCCTTGGGCATCTCCACCGGACTGATGGTGTGGGGAATCGCGGCAGCTGTGGGCGTCTCGGCGCTGCTGGCAGCATCTGAACTGGCCTACCGGGCACTCACCATCGCCGGTGCCGCCTACATGGTTTGGCTTGGCGCTTCCCTGCTGTGGAAGAGCCGGGCCAAGGACCCGTCATCCGCCTCGCCCGAGATTGGAGTGCCCGCGGCCTCCCGCCATCAGCTGTTCCAGGGCTGGCTGACCGGGACAGGCACTAATCTGCTTAATCCGAAGGTGGGGGTGTTCTACATCGCCACGATTCCCCAGTTCATCCCGCCGGGGACACCTCCGCTGCTGATGGGAATCTTGCTGGCCGGCGTCCACTGCGTCCTGGGCCTTGCGTGGCTGACCTTCCTGATTTTCGGAGCAGGTTTCGCCTCCAAGTGGCTGAAAGACGCCCGCAGCCTCCGGACCATCGACCGCATCACGGGCACCGTCCTGATCGGTTTCGGGCTGCGGCTCGCCCTCGAACCACAGCACTGA
- a CDS encoding SRPBCC family protein: MSSKVEKRIVVDVPVSTAYNQWTQFEDFPQFMGGVESVTQLSADRLKWVAHIAGIRRQWEATIVEQIPDRRIEWASTEGATNSGVVEFSDAGGNKTELSLTLEYQPEGMVEKVGDLLHVVARQAEHDLKKFKEFIEHEGHATGAWRESVPEGEPSAYNRYTHPFDQTGGMVDLEGESDGSAEGEIRSAAQRKVKKPDDDGTLPPLGGSLGDR, translated from the coding sequence GTGAGCAGCAAAGTCGAGAAGCGGATTGTGGTTGACGTGCCGGTCAGCACCGCCTACAACCAGTGGACCCAGTTCGAGGATTTTCCGCAGTTCATGGGTGGCGTGGAGAGCGTGACCCAGCTCAGTGCCGACCGCCTGAAGTGGGTGGCCCATATCGCCGGGATCCGCCGTCAGTGGGAAGCCACCATCGTGGAGCAGATCCCGGACCGCAGGATCGAGTGGGCGTCCACCGAAGGGGCCACGAACTCCGGCGTTGTGGAATTCTCCGACGCCGGCGGCAACAAGACCGAGCTCTCCCTCACCCTGGAGTACCAGCCGGAGGGCATGGTAGAGAAGGTGGGCGACCTCCTCCACGTCGTGGCCCGCCAGGCGGAGCACGACCTGAAGAAGTTTAAGGAATTCATCGAACACGAGGGCCATGCCACGGGCGCCTGGCGGGAATCCGTCCCCGAGGGCGAGCCGTCGGCGTACAACCGGTACACGCACCCGTTCGACCAGACCGGCGGGATGGTCGATCTTGAGGGCGAGTCGGACGGCTCGGCAGAGGGCGAGATCCGCAGCGCGGCCCAACGCAAGGTCAAGAAACCGGACGACGACGGCACCCTCCCGCCGCTCGGCGGCAGCCTGGGCGACCGCTGA
- a CDS encoding glycosyltransferase family 2 protein — protein sequence MTRFCTRLVVVLTVIFGLNYVGWRWTSSLNWDAWWIAVPLVLAETYSLIDVMLFGMTVWQLKIRKGAPAPPHDATVDVFITTYNEDLDMVMTTALAAQKIRHPHSTWILDDGARLELKALAEQHGLGYVTRSDDWTTNVPRHAKAGNLNNALMVTHGEFLLILDADQIPEPDILDKTLGYFNNRRVALVQTPQYFSNVPAHDPLGSQAPLFYGPIQQGKDGWNAAFFCGSNAILRREALMQLGLVGYVKETEKSIRRALTASRSAIRQARKSADMDTPLVAEVLDAVEAATREAQEQLAAGQPLSEITYRVRRRVDAAVQTLVQADMSALQADLEEIAAMELAHVGDAGVPVVADDAVQRMSARDWSPLGALESVQAVLDALSVERNDEAQPVMPLATISVTEDMATAMRMHAMGWESVYHHEILAYGLAPEDLKTMLTQRLRWAQGTIQVLLRENPLAQKGLKIGQRLMYFATMWTYLSGYAAIIYFAAPIIYLLLGVLPVASLSWDFFIRFIPFMVANQLLFVVAGRGIPTWRGQQYSLALFPTWIKACSTAARNVWFGRPLAFAVTPKSRQSGGPSWSLIRPQIVVTVLLAVAAVVGIIRLTAGLAEPLGTLVNVAWVIFDLLIMSVLVRAVLYKGYVPAGDVEAGERKPDGV from the coding sequence ATGACGCGCTTCTGCACCCGCCTGGTTGTGGTCCTGACGGTCATCTTCGGCCTGAACTATGTGGGCTGGCGCTGGACGTCGTCGCTGAACTGGGATGCCTGGTGGATCGCCGTGCCCCTGGTGCTGGCTGAGACCTACAGCCTGATCGACGTGATGCTGTTCGGGATGACCGTGTGGCAGCTCAAGATCCGCAAGGGAGCCCCCGCGCCGCCCCACGATGCCACGGTGGACGTCTTCATCACCACATACAACGAAGACCTGGACATGGTGATGACCACTGCCCTGGCGGCCCAGAAGATCCGGCACCCGCACAGCACCTGGATTCTCGACGACGGCGCCCGCCTCGAGCTGAAGGCCCTCGCCGAACAGCACGGGCTGGGTTATGTGACGCGGAGCGACGACTGGACCACCAACGTGCCGCGCCACGCCAAGGCCGGCAACCTGAACAACGCCCTGATGGTCACGCACGGCGAATTCCTGCTGATCCTGGACGCGGACCAGATCCCCGAACCGGACATCCTGGACAAGACCCTCGGCTATTTCAACAACCGCCGCGTGGCCCTGGTCCAGACCCCGCAGTACTTCAGCAACGTGCCCGCCCACGATCCCCTGGGAAGCCAGGCACCCCTGTTCTACGGCCCCATCCAGCAGGGCAAGGACGGCTGGAACGCGGCGTTCTTCTGCGGCTCCAATGCCATCCTGCGCCGCGAAGCACTGATGCAGCTGGGCCTGGTGGGCTACGTCAAGGAGACTGAAAAGAGCATCCGCCGCGCCCTCACGGCTTCCCGGTCCGCCATCCGCCAGGCGCGGAAATCCGCTGACATGGACACCCCGCTCGTAGCTGAAGTGCTGGACGCGGTGGAGGCCGCCACCCGCGAAGCACAGGAGCAGCTGGCGGCCGGACAGCCGTTGAGCGAGATCACGTACCGGGTCCGCCGGCGCGTGGACGCGGCCGTGCAGACGCTGGTCCAGGCTGACATGTCCGCGCTGCAGGCCGACCTCGAAGAGATCGCCGCCATGGAACTCGCCCATGTGGGTGATGCAGGCGTCCCCGTGGTGGCCGACGACGCCGTCCAGCGCATGTCGGCCCGTGACTGGTCGCCGCTCGGCGCGCTGGAATCCGTGCAGGCCGTCCTGGATGCCCTGAGCGTTGAGCGCAACGACGAAGCCCAGCCGGTCATGCCGCTGGCCACCATCTCCGTCACCGAGGACATGGCCACGGCAATGCGCATGCACGCCATGGGCTGGGAAAGCGTCTACCACCACGAGATCCTGGCCTATGGACTGGCGCCCGAGGACCTCAAGACCATGCTCACCCAGCGCCTCCGCTGGGCGCAGGGGACCATCCAGGTGCTGCTCCGCGAGAACCCGCTGGCCCAGAAGGGCCTGAAGATCGGCCAGCGGCTGATGTACTTCGCCACCATGTGGACCTACCTCAGCGGCTACGCGGCGATCATCTACTTCGCCGCCCCCATCATCTACCTGCTGCTGGGCGTCCTGCCCGTGGCCAGCCTCAGCTGGGACTTCTTCATCCGGTTCATCCCGTTCATGGTTGCAAACCAGCTGCTGTTCGTCGTCGCCGGCCGCGGTATTCCCACCTGGCGCGGCCAGCAGTACAGCCTCGCGCTGTTCCCCACTTGGATCAAGGCCTGTTCGACGGCGGCCCGGAACGTCTGGTTCGGCCGTCCCCTCGCGTTCGCCGTCACCCCGAAGTCCCGCCAGAGCGGCGGCCCCAGCTGGAGCCTCATCCGCCCCCAGATCGTGGTGACCGTGCTGCTGGCGGTGGCCGCCGTCGTCGGGATTATCCGCCTGACCGCGGGACTGGCGGAGCCGCTTGGCACGCTGGTGAACGTGGCCTGGGTTATTTTTGACCTGCTGATCATGAGCGTCCTGGTCCGGGCTGTTTTGTACAAGGGGTACGTACCCGCTGGGGACGTCGAGGCTGGAGAGAGGAAACCGGATGGAGTTTAG
- a CDS encoding SMP-30/gluconolactonase/LRE family protein — MARTTQNSGKVQRRTAIGFIALMGLLAPVLPASASPPEDSVIVLKGATSAEGIAAGSGTTFYAGDLALGDIYRGDIREGKARLFIDVSEFDTQPRAAVGMKADTRNNLLFVAGGGTGKAFVYDTESGEPVDDFTLAPGFINDVALTRDGAWFTNSAAGELYFLPVGRHGELGTVEILPLCGPAAELTPGFDLNGIAAAKGGRVLIVAHSNNRALYTVDPETGDSALIEGVDVPNVDGILVRGHTVWAVQNFLNQIVRIDLSNDLSSGEIEDTITSPHFDVPTTVARFGNTLAAVNAQFMRPASPHEVVLVPARD, encoded by the coding sequence ATGGCCCGCACAACCCAGAATTCAGGAAAAGTACAGCGACGTACCGCCATTGGGTTCATTGCACTCATGGGGTTGTTGGCACCTGTCCTCCCGGCCTCGGCGTCGCCGCCGGAAGACTCAGTCATTGTGCTCAAGGGCGCCACCTCCGCCGAGGGGATAGCCGCCGGCAGCGGAACCACGTTCTACGCCGGAGACCTGGCACTTGGGGACATTTACCGCGGCGACATCCGTGAAGGCAAAGCGCGGTTGTTCATCGACGTATCCGAATTTGATACGCAGCCGAGGGCCGCCGTCGGGATGAAGGCCGATACGCGAAACAACCTGCTGTTTGTAGCGGGCGGCGGCACGGGCAAGGCGTTCGTCTATGACACTGAATCAGGCGAGCCGGTGGATGACTTCACGCTGGCTCCGGGGTTCATTAATGACGTCGCCCTGACGCGGGACGGCGCCTGGTTCACGAACTCGGCCGCTGGCGAGCTCTACTTCCTCCCCGTGGGCAGGCACGGCGAGCTGGGCACTGTTGAGATCCTGCCGCTGTGCGGGCCGGCTGCCGAGCTGACTCCGGGCTTCGACCTCAACGGCATTGCCGCCGCCAAGGGCGGCCGGGTCCTGATCGTGGCTCATTCGAACAACAGGGCCCTGTACACCGTCGACCCGGAGACCGGCGATAGTGCCTTGATCGAGGGTGTGGATGTGCCGAATGTTGACGGCATCCTGGTCCGGGGCCATACCGTCTGGGCGGTGCAGAACTTCCTGAACCAGATCGTCCGGATTGACCTCTCCAACGATCTCTCCTCCGGCGAGATCGAAGACACCATCACCAGTCCCCACTTCGATGTTCCCACCACGGTTGCGCGGTTCGGGAACACCCTGGCTGCCGTGAATGCGCAGTTCATGCGGCCGGCCAGCCCCCACGAAGTAGTGCTGGTGCCGGCCCGCGATTAG
- a CDS encoding PP2C family protein-serine/threonine phosphatase, which translates to MPSMPEPRRAVVIEDDPDIRGLLVRILAKQGFEVTHAEAGLPGVEEVRRAKPDLITLDVNLPDVDGLEVCKLLREFSDAFIVMLTARADELDKLTGLDNGADDYISKPFSPRELQSRINALFRRRQPSAADTAVASELERATEVQQSLLPQEDVRVDGYDVAGVFRPSRSVGGDFYDWYRTPEGLHLTFADAMGKGMGAALIAATVRAVMRSTGQRQDLDAAFASASTTIAADLDSSNSFVTLFHARLDAASGVVSYVDAGHGLALHVTAEGSAHRLPSGGPPVGAWAGSAWPQSAVGLAPGDSLVVASDGVLDVFDSVEQFTEAVLAAAHGQVSAQSASDAIMALAPAETAEDDVTVVVVRRLPEPAPA; encoded by the coding sequence ATGCCTTCCATGCCCGAACCGCGCCGTGCCGTTGTGATTGAGGACGATCCGGACATCCGAGGCCTCCTTGTCCGGATCCTGGCCAAGCAGGGTTTCGAGGTCACCCACGCTGAAGCCGGCCTGCCAGGCGTGGAGGAGGTCCGCCGCGCCAAGCCGGATCTCATCACACTGGACGTGAACCTCCCGGACGTGGACGGGCTGGAAGTCTGCAAACTCCTCCGTGAATTCTCCGATGCCTTCATCGTGATGCTCACCGCCCGTGCCGACGAACTGGACAAGCTCACGGGCCTGGACAACGGCGCCGATGACTACATCAGCAAGCCATTCAGCCCGCGCGAACTCCAATCCAGGATCAACGCCCTGTTCCGCCGCCGGCAGCCGTCCGCCGCGGACACAGCCGTGGCGAGCGAACTGGAGCGCGCCACCGAGGTCCAGCAGAGCCTGCTGCCCCAGGAGGACGTCCGGGTGGACGGGTACGACGTCGCCGGCGTCTTCCGCCCCTCCCGCAGCGTCGGCGGTGACTTCTACGATTGGTACCGCACGCCGGAGGGCCTCCACCTGACGTTCGCCGATGCCATGGGCAAGGGCATGGGCGCCGCCCTCATCGCGGCCACCGTCCGGGCCGTCATGCGGTCCACGGGACAGCGCCAGGACCTGGACGCCGCCTTCGCCTCCGCCAGCACTACCATCGCGGCGGACCTGGATTCCTCCAACTCATTTGTCACCCTCTTCCACGCCCGCCTGGACGCCGCTTCCGGCGTCGTCAGCTATGTCGACGCCGGCCACGGACTGGCACTGCATGTCACCGCCGAGGGGTCGGCGCACCGTCTTCCCAGCGGCGGTCCGCCCGTGGGCGCCTGGGCCGGATCCGCCTGGCCGCAGTCCGCCGTCGGCCTGGCCCCGGGAGACTCCCTGGTGGTGGCCAGCGACGGCGTGCTGGACGTTTTTGACTCGGTGGAGCAATTCACCGAGGCGGTGCTCGCCGCAGCCCATGGCCAGGTTTCTGCGCAGTCCGCCAGCGACGCCATCATGGCACTGGCCCCTGCCGAAACCGCCGAGGATGACGTCACCGTAGTGGTGGTCCGCCGCCTGCCTGAGCCAGCCCCGGCATGA
- a CDS encoding GNAT family N-acetyltransferase, whose translation MAIEVRPGTLFEDVRTLVGPKRPDANVCWCLSYRIPSKQNLALRGTARGDLVKELVAQDPPPGVLAYDGDEVVGWAAVHPRADTSFARNRRIPHVDDLDVWSVWCIRVRPGYRGKGISHHLLKGAVELARSYGAPAIEGYPVDNGGSKVDITMAYVGTRKLFEKAGFVKAADTDSVLNGFPRVLMRLNLR comes from the coding sequence ATGGCGATCGAAGTCCGTCCGGGAACGCTGTTCGAAGACGTCAGAACGCTGGTTGGACCCAAGCGGCCCGATGCCAACGTGTGCTGGTGCCTGAGCTACCGCATCCCGTCCAAGCAGAACCTTGCGCTGCGCGGAACGGCCCGCGGCGACCTGGTGAAGGAGCTGGTGGCGCAGGATCCGCCGCCAGGGGTTCTGGCGTACGACGGCGACGAAGTAGTCGGGTGGGCAGCTGTCCATCCGCGCGCCGACACCAGCTTTGCCCGCAACCGCAGGATTCCGCACGTGGACGACCTCGATGTTTGGTCTGTGTGGTGCATCCGGGTCCGGCCCGGTTACCGCGGCAAAGGGATCTCCCATCATCTGCTCAAAGGTGCCGTGGAGCTGGCCCGCAGTTACGGCGCGCCCGCCATTGAGGGGTACCCGGTGGATAACGGCGGCAGCAAAGTGGACATCACCATGGCGTACGTGGGCACGCGCAAGCTCTTCGAGAAGGCCGGGTTCGTCAAGGCCGCTGATACGGATTCGGTGCTCAACGGATTCCCGCGCGTCCTGATGCGCCTGAACCTGCGCTAA
- a CDS encoding dTMP kinase produces the protein MLIVLTGIDGSGKSTAARALVDAAQADGENALLLSNHAGRRSMSVLAERLGIRWPRHLADAVETTLRVVNVLMSHARASRVDGLVVMDRHLHCQLALRAAKGLRRGRLLPWLIASLPAPDAVVHLDVEPALAHERIMARGTDSETLADLEDLRDAYSSMPEYPGFVQLDADCPPAEVVAKLKRIVNKRILRAETAVAV, from the coding sequence GTGCTTATTGTCTTAACCGGAATCGACGGCTCGGGAAAATCCACGGCCGCCCGCGCCTTGGTAGATGCGGCCCAGGCTGACGGCGAAAACGCCCTGCTGCTCAGCAACCATGCCGGCAGGCGGAGCATGTCCGTGCTGGCTGAACGGCTGGGCATCCGCTGGCCCCGCCACCTGGCCGACGCCGTGGAAACCACCCTCCGCGTGGTCAACGTGCTTATGTCCCATGCCCGGGCCAGCCGTGTCGACGGACTGGTGGTGATGGACCGGCACCTCCACTGCCAGCTGGCCCTGCGCGCGGCCAAAGGTCTCCGGCGTGGCCGCCTGCTCCCCTGGCTGATCGCGTCCCTGCCGGCACCTGACGCTGTGGTGCACCTGGACGTGGAGCCTGCGTTGGCACACGAGCGCATCATGGCCCGCGGCACCGATTCGGAGACGCTGGCTGACCTGGAGGACCTGCGCGACGCCTACAGCTCCATGCCGGAATACCCGGGTTTCGTACAGCTCGACGCCGACTGCCCGCCGGCCGAGGTTGTGGCCAAGCTCAAGCGGATTGTGAACAAGCGGATCTTGCGCGCGGAAACGGCCGTGGCTGTTTAG
- a CDS encoding sensor histidine kinase has protein sequence MGKESALDEVVAVGGLITDHHPLDFHTLGLAGCIDRLTGPLRQQGTAVRWDTPHWGIEIPADCASLLYQSAREALSNAFKYSDAAELTVQLSAVDHGIRLVVSDDGTGFDCHLALSGKNHGYGLRLMSVAVHEAGGTVSVCSKPGEGTTVTVTLPLD, from the coding sequence ATGGGGAAGGAATCAGCTCTGGACGAGGTCGTCGCGGTGGGAGGACTGATCACTGATCACCACCCGCTCGACTTCCACACCTTGGGGCTGGCCGGTTGCATTGACCGGCTGACCGGCCCCCTCCGTCAGCAAGGAACGGCAGTCCGCTGGGATACTCCGCACTGGGGCATCGAGATCCCGGCGGACTGCGCGTCCCTCCTCTACCAATCGGCCCGCGAAGCGCTGAGCAACGCCTTCAAGTACTCCGACGCCGCCGAGCTCACCGTCCAGTTGTCCGCCGTTGACCACGGCATCCGCCTTGTGGTGTCCGACGACGGCACGGGCTTTGACTGCCACCTCGCGTTAAGCGGCAAGAACCACGGCTACGGGTTGCGGCTGATGTCCGTGGCAGTACATGAGGCCGGCGGCACCGTCAGCGTCTGTTCGAAGCCAGGGGAGGGCACCACCGTGACGGTCACCCTTCCCCTGGACTGA